The sequence TCCAACAACCCCCAACAAAATTGAACACACAGCTAGAAAAACCCTAGATCAGAGCTAATCACCACAACAAATCCACGTATCCGTTACCAATCCCAGAAACTAAAATTCAATTGAACTGAACCAAATCGGCGTAAACACAAGTATATATACTGATAGGGATCTCCAGAACACACGAAGAACCAAAAAGTAAACAGAatagagacgaagaagaaggacaaTTAGAAATGGCGAAGAGCTTACCAGAGAGGGTtcgttagagagagagagatagaaatagagagagaaggtGAAAAAGTGTGAAGATCCTTCATGCGCTTTACCGGCTGCGAGCCCCTGCGACTACGACGGGAGAAAGGAGATAAGAGACGTTCATCAACGGTCCAGATCGTTTTGGGTTTAAGCATCGTACGGTGGATGATGCAGTCGTGAAATGATACTGACGTGGacaaaaataaagtagagaAGAGTGTGAGAAGCCATAATGGGAATAGAAAACCCTCGTGTGCTAATTCGATTCAACCAACCCGGTCCGGTCCGGTCCGGTTCATTCCGAACCGATCTCGTGCACATTGATTtaaccaattttgtttttgctctttCTAATTAGCAAAGTTCAGGAAACTTTTATCATAGAACCAATGATGTTTTTGTGTTAATCTTTAAAGGACTAAACATAAAAGTCACAACAACAGCAAAAATGGTTCGCTCCATTGTCGGATTCCAAAATCTCGTTGCTCATTATTCATTAGGCTGCAACAGATTAACTCAATAAGATGTTGCAGCTACTAAGAATCTCCCCAATTCAAGAAGTTGCAAGCTTTCCATTAATCTTAGGTGAATCTATAAAACACTCTGTCTGCTGATACACATCCAAGTTCTTGAAGACTCTTCATTGTTTTCGCATGAAACCGGGACATGCCATGACCCTTTCTCTGATTCCTGATTTTGTCGAGGAAACAAGTTAGAAACTATCCATTTCGTaaaaccaaggaaaaaaaaagggactGAGATGGTAAACAAACCTGCATGACAACCGAAAAAGGCGACGGCATTTCAAGATTCAGATTACCTTTCACAAAAGTATACCGGACCTGTaccaaaaccataaaaccaaaaaactaattaatagtAAGATTTCTCAAAATTACACTTTTACTATAAAAAGAGTTACATGTTATAAGTTTACAACTCTACCTGATGCCtttctttccacttttggaaaaaACTGCTCCCTAACAGTTCAAAAATGTGGTCTCTCATCTCATCATTAGTAACAAGCAAGCACTTTAGCTTAGCAGCAGCATACAGCCAATACCtggaaaggtaaaaaaaaaaaagcaaaagataagTGTGGTAACcaaacattgttttgtttttttttaacctgaTGGTATGTAATGTAAGAGAAGCTAAATTCCATACCAATCATCATTGGAACCTGGTGGAGTTGCATATAAGACACCTTTACTAATCCATTCTTCAACCAGATCTCGGTGGGTTGGGTTTTCTAAAAGCGCCCTGACCCGTCTCTTGTGCAGTAGAATTAGGGGCCATTTGCTATTACCACTTTCATGGTAAAGTTCATTCACCACAGATTCAAGCTGCACTATGAACGTTGTCAGTATTGCAGGAATggtttcacaaaagaaaaatatgtaaaaatagaTGAGAACCTGTGGAAGACTGAAACCGCCATCTGCAAAATTTTGTTGGTAGAGCCCAATATTTGCACCATCTACTATAGCTTCAAAATCTCCATGCTTCTCAAGCCAGCCCTAGCATATATAGATAAGCAACatcaaccaaaattaaaatttgaatactTAACATAAATGTTCTTTGTAATTTTCAACCTAAGAGAATCGACTTTGAAAAACAATTCTTTCTCTAACCTGAAACTCGCTGAACACTACCGTTGCCTCGCATGAATCCAACTTTGCTTTCCTCTCCATAGCCAAAGCCACCAAAGAATCCACAAACTTCTGTGTTTCTACCTCACTGGTATCTACACAAGCCAACTGCTCACTGCAAGTCAAACATCTTCCGGTTGAGCTAACATTACCTTTCTTTACAATCCATTTACCCTCGCCAACCCACTCATGGCCGTGCCAGCCACCTCCATTCATCAAAACAGCTTCTCTAAGCATCCCAACACCAGAACAAATTCCATTATCACTAACCTCACCAGCTTTCTCTCCACAGAACCATTCCTCGATAATTTTCGAAGTTTCTTCACAAATGCAGCCAACATATTCccttaatttatgtaaatacCTATAAACCTTGTTTCCTCGTCCCGTGGCAGCACTTACCTTCAACAGAGCCGAGATCTCAGCCTCCTCCAATGCAATACCTGCAGCATCCATGTGCTCTTCCACCTCATAACCCTTTTCAGCCTCCAATCTCTCACAGTAACATAGCAAAGCAGGCGCATAGGTCCTCAGACGGGGAATGGATACACCGCCAACAGAAACAAAGTCCTTGACAACATTGAAAGCATAATCACCATCACCCTTAGCAGCAGCCAGACGAGCTACTGAAGTGATGGATGCCTCATTAGGACTTATCCCGGAACTAACCATACAATCAAAAATCTTGTAACCACGATCAACAGCAAGTTTCTGAAGAGATGTGTCACTAATGCAAGCTGAGCATAGATAAAGAAGGGTCTGAAAATGTTGCTGGTTGAGGCGTACTTCACTAGAAGTGACTGCTGCATCATAAAGAGCTAAGGCAGCTGAGAGGTCCTTGGACTTGGAGCATGAATTGAGACTGAAGAGGAGATTTGCTTCTGGGTTTCGgcttaccttcttcttcttgttgggTTTTGAAGGGCTTTCGTCCTGGTGGCGAGAGCGGTGTTGATCAGAGGCAGCcatgtatatactatatatctCAAAAGCTACAAGCTTTGCATTGGCAGAAACTGGAAGATGAAACCCCTGACCCTGACAAGAAAAAAGCCACAAAATTTAAATCAGCTAAAACAAACCAACTGATACAATTccaaaatcaatcttttttacAAAGATTCAAACTTGAGACATCAGCTTGTAGCTTTTATCAAAGCTGCACAAGATCGCccataatcaaaaaaaaattgaacttttcTTGAAAGTGTaaagatatatacaaatttGGAATCTCTATTTATTCTGCTATAGATTGCTCTAACTATTTCTAGTTCTCCTGAGTTTTTCAATTCCAATTCTAAACCAATTGCAAAACTTATATTAGTTTCAGTTCCTAAAACGGAACAAAGACTTTACCTTGTTCCGAGTAAACGAGGCCGGCGAGAGAAACTAGCTGGCGGACGCTGAAGCGATTAGACGGTGGCGCGACGTCGATGCGTGGAGGAGAGACCACACCAATTCGACAAAAGAGCACGGCGGCGACTCCACTACTGAGCAGCAAAGATTTGAAACTGAACCGGATTGCTTATCGGGTTTTGAATTGTCGATCCCGGTTTAGCGTAATCttggttaagtttttttgttttttaa comes from Camelina sativa cultivar DH55 chromosome 19, Cs, whole genome shotgun sequence and encodes:
- the LOC104766962 gene encoding proteinaceous RNase P 2-like, with product MAASDQHRSRHQDESPSKPNKKKKVSRNPEANLLFSLNSCSKSKDLSAALALYDAAVTSSEVRLNQQHFQTLLYLCSACISDTSLQKLAVDRGYKIFDCMVSSGISPNEASITSVARLAAAKGDGDYAFNVVKDFVSVGGVSIPRLRTYAPALLCYCERLEAEKGYEVEEHMDAAGIALEEAEISALLKVSAATGRGNKVYRYLHKLREYVGCICEETSKIIEEWFCGEKAGEVSDNGICSGVGMLREAVLMNGGGWHGHEWVGEGKWIVKKGNVSSTGRCLTCSEQLACVDTSEVETQKFVDSLVALAMERKAKLDSCEATVVFSEFQGWLEKHGDFEAIVDGANIGLYQQNFADGGFSLPQLESVVNELYHESGNSKWPLILLHKRRVRALLENPTHRDLVEEWISKGVLYATPPGSNDDWYWLYAAAKLKCLLVTNDEMRDHIFELLGSSFFQKWKERHQVRYTFVKGNLNLEMPSPFSVVMQESEKGSWHVPVSCENNEESSRTWMCISRQSVL